The following proteins are encoded in a genomic region of Streptococcus gwangjuense:
- a CDS encoding glycoside hydrolase family 25 protein, whose amino-acid sequence MRKKINPLILFGFFGIMIFILILNRPRFEDHPVKTKSNIAQVETQALHNIDKPVIDVSGWQRPEEINYDTLSQNISGAIVRVHSGAQTSKENDASFVNGVDKAFKNHITEFQKRNVPVGVYAYVAGKSIQEMEKAAESFYNSASPYSPSYYWLDVEEKTMSNMNEGVEAFRAKLESLGAKNIGIYVGVYFMEEHSIDTDKFTSVWIPSYGSDSGFYEATPKTDLDYDIHQYTSKGKIAGFDHDLDINVISSLKNKEETFRKLFLKP is encoded by the coding sequence ATGAGAAAGAAAATTAATCCGCTTATTTTATTTGGTTTTTTTGGAATTATGATTTTCATTTTAATCCTAAATCGCCCTCGTTTTGAGGACCATCCTGTAAAAACAAAGTCAAATATCGCGCAAGTAGAAACACAAGCACTACATAATATAGATAAACCAGTAATTGATGTTTCTGGTTGGCAACGACCTGAAGAAATTAATTACGATACTCTTTCCCAAAACATTTCTGGAGCCATCGTTCGTGTTCATAGTGGTGCTCAAACATCCAAAGAAAATGATGCTTCTTTTGTTAATGGGGTAGATAAAGCCTTTAAAAACCATATTACCGAGTTTCAAAAACGAAATGTCCCAGTAGGTGTCTACGCTTATGTGGCAGGTAAAAGTATCCAAGAAATGGAAAAAGCTGCTGAAAGTTTTTATAATTCCGCATCGCCATACAGCCCTAGCTACTATTGGCTAGATGTGGAAGAAAAAACCATGTCCAATATGAACGAAGGTGTTGAAGCCTTTCGTGCAAAACTAGAATCACTAGGTGCTAAAAATATCGGAATCTACGTCGGAGTCTACTTCATGGAAGAACACAGTATTGATACTGACAAGTTTACGTCTGTTTGGATTCCTTCCTATGGTTCTGACTCAGGATTTTACGAGGCAACTCCTAAGACTGACTTAGATTACGATATTCACCAATACACTTCTAAAGGGAAAATTGCTGGCTTTGACCACGATTTGGATATCAACGTCATCTCTTCCTTAAAAAATAAAGAAGAAACCTTTAGAAAACTCTTTTTAAAACCTTAA